From Staphylothermus hellenicus DSM 12710, a single genomic window includes:
- a CDS encoding DUF6884 domain-containing protein — protein MKTLCIVPCGKRKIWDKYPNKGPTKARYVYIGAFAKKCREYAEKFCPNSWVILSAKHGFLFPDDIVPGPYNVSFNDKKTNPISIEELKAQAHMKGLYRYDRIIVLAGRNYAEIVKKVFSNKEVVTPLSKYKGLGYMMQKLNEAIRRGVPLH, from the coding sequence ATGAAAACACTATGTATTGTTCCTTGTGGGAAGAGGAAGATTTGGGATAAATACCCAAACAAGGGCCCTACTAAGGCAAGATACGTATACATAGGAGCTTTCGCGAAGAAGTGTAGGGAATACGCTGAGAAATTCTGTCCAAACTCCTGGGTTATCTTATCGGCGAAGCATGGATTCTTGTTCCCAGACGATATAGTTCCTGGACCATACAATGTCAGCTTCAACGATAAAAAGACAAACCCTATATCCATAGAAGAGCTCAAAGCACAAGCACATATGAAGGGGCTTTACAGATATGATCGAATAATAGTCTTAGCCGGGAGAAACTATGCAGAAATAGTCAAAAAAGTCTTCTCAAATAAAGAAGTTGTTACTCCACTAAGCAAATATAAGGGATTAGGCTATATGATGCAAAAACTAAATGAAGCAATAAGGAGAGGAGTACCGCTCCACTAA
- a CDS encoding AAA family ATPase, with translation MYSYKRLEPSKYWVEINNWSLPIPAHIGVALWGPIKGRHAAEYNAIIKSLKQFSELTIIHYVGSRAIYIHSKKGEVKKAFIGRSILREEDNKNIKEYTWYELRNELTRLLQKNSSTQKNIDLNQYLERAEEKIRKRIGNISGISFFLLRLSNFQEYEDPINYGETKNISENIIKQGWYLASLRESEYMKIHSMGMKEEYHKPKPSHPILIDYEGFKNHVIDNDGFYSEEILDDLVAGYNKGKHLLLVGPPGTGKSYLAELLAKYLNYELVSTTASSTWTRYDFIGGPIISSKGFKWKSGVFLSALAKHIEYISRADEDKKSGENKGFKGVLLLIDELNRCEADKVLAEFFTIYPGIDPSQWKLPQSLIDEIKNYDDRDDAAETILKHVKANNTLPWGFRIVATINTWDITHLFTLGYALLRRFHIVRVFPQKISNANEEVLKKIVSRKASNVLKEISNVDTQRLSDVAEELTRIYRIFINNDFPLGISYIIESAIDAYNLISMNPSKSIKNVIDEALSSSLASILDPEISKIMLPKKYIDALEKIMESGELNDYKGLIEMVGNIVSKF, from the coding sequence TTGTATAGCTATAAAAGATTAGAACCTTCAAAATACTGGGTTGAAATAAACAATTGGAGTTTGCCTATTCCTGCTCATATAGGAGTGGCTTTATGGGGGCCGATAAAGGGTCGTCATGCAGCAGAATATAATGCCATTATAAAATCCCTTAAACAATTCAGTGAATTAACAATCATACATTATGTGGGGTCAAGAGCTATATATATTCACAGTAAGAAAGGAGAAGTCAAAAAAGCTTTTATAGGTAGATCGATTCTTCGAGAAGAAGATAATAAGAACATTAAAGAATATACCTGGTATGAACTCAGAAATGAGCTTACGCGTCTTCTCCAGAAAAACAGCTCTACTCAGAAAAATATAGATTTAAATCAATATTTAGAAAGGGCAGAAGAAAAAATAAGAAAAAGAATAGGAAATATAAGCGGTATTTCTTTCTTTTTACTAAGGTTATCTAACTTCCAAGAATATGAAGATCCTATAAATTATGGAGAGACCAAGAATATTAGTGAGAATATCATAAAACAGGGCTGGTACCTAGCATCCCTTAGGGAGAGTGAGTACATGAAGATACATTCTATGGGGATGAAAGAAGAATATCATAAGCCAAAACCTTCGCATCCAATACTTATTGATTATGAAGGGTTCAAAAATCATGTGATCGATAATGATGGTTTTTATTCTGAAGAGATCCTTGATGATCTTGTTGCTGGATATAATAAGGGTAAGCACTTATTATTAGTTGGGCCGCCGGGTACTGGTAAATCGTATTTAGCAGAGCTTCTAGCTAAATATCTCAATTATGAATTGGTGAGCACTACTGCTTCTTCTACGTGGACCCGCTATGATTTCATAGGTGGACCGATTATTTCTTCTAAAGGATTCAAGTGGAAGAGTGGTGTATTTCTATCAGCTCTTGCAAAACATATTGAATACATTAGTAGAGCTGATGAGGATAAGAAGTCTGGTGAGAATAAGGGGTTTAAAGGTGTATTATTGCTTATCGATGAACTGAATCGTTGCGAAGCTGATAAGGTTTTAGCAGAATTCTTCACAATATACCCAGGCATAGATCCTAGCCAATGGAAGTTGCCCCAGTCACTTATCGATGAGATTAAAAACTATGATGATAGAGATGATGCTGCTGAGACAATACTAAAACATGTTAAAGCAAACAATACGTTGCCTTGGGGATTTAGAATAGTAGCAACAATTAACACGTGGGATATAACCCATTTGTTCACACTAGGTTATGCATTACTTAGAAGATTCCATATTGTAAGAGTATTCCCGCAGAAAATCTCTAATGCTAATGAAGAAGTTTTAAAGAAGATAGTCTCGAGAAAAGCTAGCAACGTACTTAAAGAGATCAGTAATGTTGATACTCAGAGGCTTAGCGATGTTGCTGAGGAGTTAACGAGAATCTATAGAATATTTATTAATAATGACTTCCCTCTAGGAATATCTTATATAATTGAATCTGCTATTGATGCATATAATCTTATTAGCATGAATCCTTCGAAGAGTATCAAGAATGTTATTGATGAAGCATTATCTAGTTCTCTAGCTTCAATTCTTGATCCCGAGATATCTAAGATAATGCTTCCAAAGAAATACATTGATGCATTAGAGAAGATTATGGAATCAGGAGAACTAAATGATTATAAAGGACTTATTGAAATGGTCGGTAATATTGTCTCAAAGTTCTAA